The Theobroma cacao cultivar B97-61/B2 chromosome 1, Criollo_cocoa_genome_V2, whole genome shotgun sequence genome contains the following window.
CTTGACCTTCAAAAATTATCTCATCCAGGATAGCATATCTGTAAAGGATTGTTGACCATGGAACAGAACATTACCAGACTAAAGCAATTATATGATACATTTAAAATTCCGTCAATGACCCCAGCAGAATATATTAGTAAGAAAGCATTCAACCGACTTTGATCAGTTTTGAGTGTTCATTTAGGATGTTACAGTGACGTAACAAAAAGTGATTATCAAGCATATTCCAAAGACAGCCCGTGGCTAGCGGGGCATGAAGGCACTAATGTTCAGCTAGCTTTGGCAGCAACAAAGGATTCACtacaaaatcaacaaaataggCTATCAAGTAAAATACTGTTAAGTTAACTTCCAAACTGACTCTAAACAAGAAGCTTTCGCAGCCATCAAGTAACGTTTGAAACCTGAACCTGAAGCATACCCCATATACGTTTTCCAAAAACATCATCTCGTATAACCTTGCTGTAATTGAACACAATGTCAAGCTTGCAAACATTCTTGAAGCATTTGTCCAACATTTCCACAAAGACTGAAGGTATCACATTTAAAGTAAGTAAAATTATCCtatatttgaaataaatatcaGCAATTTTTGTTATATCCAGCTTTGTAATTTATAAAGGAAATGCATGACAAACCTGATATATCATTCTCATCAGAGAACATGCAATTTTTAGAGCcaagaattttattgaatcttaTAGTTTCATAACAATAATTGTTAACATCGTCCATACAAAAAGGACTTTAGTCAATCTTATAGCTAAGGCAACTATTATGCCATCAAGAGTCTTAGTCAATAAGGGCTTAAAGACTTGAAGTGGCAGGATGGTAGCTGACTTCAGTAATATATCAcctttcaaataaaaaaaaaaaacaaaacatcatccataaaaaaaaagatggttATGTACAACATCTAGAGATTTCATTGATGCAACCAAACCTTGCCACCTAAAAGACACCTGGGGTAAACTCAACTAAGTTGGTGGCACAACAATCTTCTCTAGTTCCAGCGCACATGaatattaatgtttttttatctCCTGTCCAGTAATTGCTCATACAAGAGAATCTATTTCATGAAAAGGTGCATCTGAACTGCattcaacttcaaatcatcACAAAAACCATCAAATGCTTGCTTCATCTGTATGAAAAGTTTTCTCATCTATAATGCAAGATAAACATTCAGACATCTCCAAGAATTGTGTAATTGAAATCTTGATTTTGTAAAAATCATAACACAGAAGAacaacatttcataacttgatGACGCCATCTAGCTCTACAAGAAAAGTTAGAAGCATACCTTGTATCAAGTCAAGCACGGCTAGTTCAATTTCAGAACTATATACAACAACAAAGTCAAGAGTAGCAAAATGCTTGTATAGAAGGCGACTATCCTGCAAGTGAGAATTCAAAAACGATTAAACAAAGTTCTACAACAAAGCAGAGCTAAAATAAAGCTATGGCAGTTATTACACACGATTGAAACAACAAGTTTAAATCAAGAGgagaaggaaatgaaaattaatagattCCAACCTTAAAATAACaaggaaatgaaaattaaattagaaatgaagaaaaaataaaagataaaagaaattacCGGACCAAAAATGGATTCAGCCTCTATGAAATTGCTTACGTTCTCAGCTCTACAGCACAAGACTGTTTAAAGATCAAAATCAAAGttaaagcaaataaaatagaaaaataaaatataaactcTAAGTATAAATTCAAGAATGATCGATTACGTCAAATCATCAATGAGATTAGAAAACCTCATCTAACATTCATGCGATCCAAACAGATCGGcaattcaaattaattacAGCTAAAGTAAGAAGAAGAGgacgaagaagaagaatgttGGTAAGAGATCGGAACCCGCAAAAACGCTTCGTGTAAGCTCCTGCTGCTTTTCCACTGGCCGATTTAACGAAATTCAGAGCCACATCGATTATTGCAAATGAATTTGAACAAGTTAATAAGATCGTGGTCTTCATTTTAATAGTACAACGACActcaaaaagagaaagagaaacttACCAGATATTCGTAAAATTTTGCAAGGCGAGGCTTGCCGTGAGTGTTCATCACCATCACAGCTTATATCATCTTCGCTCCTCTCTCAGTCCACTCTTTCCCTCTAAGGCCGAACagaattacaatatatatatatatatatatatataatgtccTGAAATATGTAAATGGACAAAAAAGTCCTCGATCAGTGAACGGAAACCAATATAAACGGGGTTAAATTAGgaatataataatattggaCAAAACCAAATTATTACTCCCATTAGGGTGAAATTAGGGAATTGACAAACGAAATTGTAATGTCTTAATAACATAATAATCCACGTCGTCTCTAACCCGGACGAGCCCTAGAATTACGAGACCTAGTTTGACAGTTATAGCAAATACATACTCTAGATAGTCGGTCCTCAGGGAAATTAAATGTCTATGTTGGGTTCCGAccgaaaaaagaaatatttgttttgcaGACGAAGCCATGAAGTTTTTACTTTAATCTCAATAAAAGTGtcaaaaataactttaaatgtTGAACAAACGAAATAGACAAATGAAGTTTGTGTATgtttgtttttgatgaatGATCGCACAATATGTTGGTTGGTGTTCAGTGTCCACCtacaaatttttgtttctgtgGGATTCTGAACTTGTCTGTAGTTTGCATTAATGTGTGCCCGTCAAAAGATTAAATAGAGATCTTAAAGAGCCTAAgctaaattacaaaaat
Protein-coding sequences here:
- the LOC18610601 gene encoding AP-3 complex subunit sigma isoform X1 produces the protein MVMNTHGKPRLAKFYEYLWKSSRSLHEAFLRVPISYQHSSSSSSSSYFSFLCCRAENVSNFIEAESIFGPDSRLLYKHFATLDFVVVYSSEIELAVLDLIQARLYEMMFLENVYGVCFRFRFQTLLDGCESFLFRICYPG
- the LOC18610601 gene encoding AP-3 complex subunit sigma isoform X2 gives rise to the protein MVMNTHGKPRLAKFYEYLWKSSRSLHEAFLRVPISYQHSSSSSSSSYFSFLCCRAENVSNFIEAESIFGPDSRLLYKHFATLDFVVVYSSEIELAVLDLIQDMLSWMR